A window of Scomber scombrus chromosome 23, fScoSco1.1, whole genome shotgun sequence contains these coding sequences:
- the tkfc gene encoding triokinase/FMN cyclase, which yields MEPQKKLINSADSCVDEALCGLVRASGSLSLLKGHRVVLRSDLDNLRGKVALLSGGGSGHEPAHGGYIGAGMLSAAVAGGVFASPPPASILAAILCLHNAGASGVLLIVKNYTGDRLNFGLAAEQARNHGVVVDMVIVAEDCAFDRPSKAGRRGLCGTVFIHKLAGALAEEGCSLDKIVSTVTEALKGIGTLGVSLSPCSVPGCLPSFDLPPGDMELGLGIHGEPGIKRSKVASADEVVKTMIDHMTNPDSQSHLSLKPGDSVVLCVNNLGALSCLEMAVVTRAAIICLESRGVVVARVMSGSFMTSLEMAGVSLTMMKANQEILKLFDAKTSAPAWPNLSSVSVSGRSYITDAPVMSTRPQDNTHPEGPLSPVMHKALERVCSTLLEKQEELNSLDRAAGDGDCGNTHAQAARAIQEWLQHHVVPGCPGQLFSVLAGLVQEKMGGSSGAMYSLFLTAAAGHVTEGQSNAAAWASAMHAGTQAVRRYGGADPGDRTMLDALCPAVDELMKLTTAPLSGQMAVLQAAVQKATVGAESTRNLTARAGRASYIAAERLTQPDPGAVAVAAILRAVLEVLEGKK from the exons ccccAAAAGAAGTTGATAAACTCAGCGGACAGCTGTGTGGACGAGGCACTCTGCGGACTCGTCAGGGCCAGCGGGAGTCTGTCTCTGCTGAAGGGCCACAGAGTTGTGCTCCGGTCCGACTTGGACAACCTGAGGGGCAAAGTGGCCCTGCTCTCTGGAGGGGGGTCGGGACACGAGCCTGCACATGGGG GTTATATTGGTGCAGGTATGTTGTCAGCAGCAGTAGCAGGTGGAGTATTTGCATCTCCACCTCCTGCCAGCATCCTGGCTGCCATTCTCTGCTTGCACAATGCAG GAGCCTCTGGGGTTCTTCTCATTGTGAAGAACTACACTGGTGACCGTCTCAACTTTGGACTGGCTGCAGAGCAGGCCCGTAACCACGGCGTCGTCGTTGACATGGTGATAGTTGCCGAGGACTGCGCCTTTGACCGCCCCAGTAAGGCCGGGAGGAGAGGCTTGTGTGGCACCGTCTTCATACACAAG CTGGCAGGTGCCTTAGCAGAAGAAGGCTGCTCATTGGACAAGATTGTTTCCACGGTGACAGAGGCTTTGAAGGGGATTG GTACACTGGGAGTGAGTCTGTCTCCGTGCAGCGTTCCTGGATGTCTGCCGTCTTTTGATCTGCCGCCAGGAGACATGGAGCTGGGACTGG GAATCCACGGTGAACCTGGAAtcaaaaggtcaaag GTGGCGTCTGCAGATGAGGTGGTGAAGACCATGATAGATCACATGACCAACCCTGACAGCCAATCGCATCTGTCCCTGAAGCCTG GAGACAGTGTGGTCTTGTGTGTGAACAACCTGGGAGCTCTGTCCTGTCTGGAGATGGCGGTGGTTACGAGAGCTGCCATCATCTGCCTAG AAAGTCGTGGGGTGGTGGTTGCTAGGGTGATGTCCGGCTCATTTATGACGTCACTGGAGATGGCGGGAGTGTCGCTGACCATGATGAAGGCCAATCAGGAAATACTGAAACTCTTTG ATGCTAAGACCAGCGCCCCCGCCTGGCCAAACCTcagcagtgtgagtgtgagcgGACGCAGCTACATCACAGATGCTCCAGTCATGAGCACTCGACCTCAGGATAACACACACCCTGAAG GGCCACTGAGTCCTGTGATGCATAAAGCATTAGAGAGGGTTTGTTCAACACTATTGGAAAAGCAGGAGGAACTCAACTCCTTGGATCGTGCTGCCGGTGACGGAGACTGTGGGAACACTCATGCACAAGCTGCTCGAG CCATTCAGGAGTGGCTCCAGCATCATGTGGTCCCTGGTTGCCCCGGGCAACTGTTCTCAGTCCTCGCTGGATTGGTGCAGGAGAAGATGGGCGGGTCTTCAGGAGCA atgtACAGTCTGTTCCTGACTGCGGCGGCTGGTCATGTGACCGAGGGGCAAAGCAACGCAGCAGCCTGGGCAAGTGCAATGCATGCTGGGACACAAGCCGTGAGAAG ATACGGTGGTGCCGACCCTGGAGACAGAACAATG TTGGACGCTTTGTGTCCTGCAGTGGATGAGCTGATGAAACTGACCACAGCACCACTCAGTGGACAGATGGCGGTACTGCAGGCGGCCGTGCAG AAAGCTACTGTGGGGGCAGAGTCGACCCGTAACCTCACAGCGAGGGCGGGACGAGCCAGCTACATCGCAGCAGAGCGGCTCACCCAGCCCGACCCAGGCGCCGTGGCTGTCGCCGCCATCTTGAGAGCCGTGCTCGAGGTGCTGGAGGGGAAGAAGTAA